CTCGCGGATGGACACCACGCCGATCGTGTCGGTCTCCAGCCGGATGGCGCCGGCGACGCGCTCGACGATCTTGCCGACATACTCGTTGCCGTCCCGCGTCACGATGCGCCAGACTTGCGCGGTATCTGCCGGCGCCTGGGCCGATGCCGCACCGGCACTCGCCATCCATAATGCCAGCAGCGCGGCAACAAGGACGCGTTGGTTACTCGTCATGGGATTGTTCCACGAAGTCCAGCCGGGGCGTGGGGCTCACGGCGGACCATCCACCGTCTACCACCAGCGTCTGCCCGGTGATCTGGTCGGAGGACGGGGCGAGCAAAAAGAGCGCCGCCCGGGCGATATCCGACGGATAGGCGGGCCGGCGGCTGGGGGAGAGCTCGGACCAGTGCGCCTCGTAGTCGGGGTCGTCCGCCAGGTTGCGCGGGGTCACCGTGGCTCCGGGCGCCACGCAGTTGACGGTAATTTTGAAGGGAGACAGTTCCACCACGAGGTTGCGGGCCAGCATCTCCAGGCCGGCCTTCGTCATGCTGTAGGCCGACAGATACTCTATCGCCTGATGGCCCGTCACCGACGACATGAAGAGGATCCGCCCTCCCGTCCCCTGCTTCCGCATGTGGCGCGCGGCCGCCTGCGCGAGGAAAAAAGAGCCCCCGAGGTTGACGTTTAGGACACGCTGAAAATCTTCCGGCGTGTATTCGAGAAAGCTGTTCCACAGCGTCTGGCCGGCGTTCGCCACCGCGATGGTGATCTTGCCGCCCTCGCGCACGGCCTCGTCCACGAGCCCGCGCACCACGTTGACGTCCCCGACATCGCCCCCCATGCCGATGCAATGCCCGCCCTGCTTCTGGATCGCCGTCGCGGCATTGTGGGCGCGCGTACTGTCCACGTCATTCAGCACCACCACGGCCCCGCTGAGCGCCAGCAGCCGCGCGATTTCGAAGCCGATGCCTTCGCCGGCGCCGGTCACTACCGCGGAATGCCCGCTGAAGACTGATTTACGCATAGGGGGATCGGATGAGTCAGGGGTGGGGTGCGGGATATGGGATGCGGGAT
This sequence is a window from Rhodothermales bacterium. Protein-coding genes within it:
- a CDS encoding SDR family oxidoreductase, whose product is MRKSVFSGHSAVVTGAGEGIGFEIARLLALSGAVVVLNDVDSTRAHNAATAIQKQGGHCIGMGGDVGDVNVVRGLVDEAVREGGKITIAVANAGQTLWNSFLEYTPEDFQRVLNVNLGGSFFLAQAAARHMRKQGTGGRILFMSSVTGHQAIEYLSAYSMTKAGLEMLARNLVVELSPFKITVNCVAPGATVTPRNLADDPDYEAHWSELSPSRRPAYPSDIARAALFLLAPSSDQITGQTLVVDGGWSAVSPTPRLDFVEQSHDE